The Rickettsia helvetica genome has a segment encoding these proteins:
- a CDS encoding palindromic element RPE1 domain-containing protein: MERRTAAYIHICEGSSTRSTYKLPLEAKFRKMSKKHLAV; the protein is encoded by the coding sequence ATGGAACGCAGAACCGCAGCGTACATACACATATGTGAGGGTTCGAGTACCAGATCGACGTACAAATTACCTCTAGAAGCGAAGTTTAGGAAGATGTCTAAAAAACATCTTGCTGTTTAA
- the rplN gene encoding 50S ribosomal protein L14, which produces MIQMQSILEVADNSGAKKVMCIKVLGGSHHMVAKLGDVIVVSVKEAIPGGKVKKGDVYKGVIVRTKTGVVRPDGSTIKFDKNALVLLNKQDEPIGTRVFGPVTRELRAKKYVRIMSLAEEVL; this is translated from the coding sequence ATGATTCAAATGCAGAGCATCTTGGAAGTTGCAGATAATTCCGGTGCTAAAAAAGTTATGTGTATTAAAGTTTTAGGTGGCTCTCACCATATGGTGGCAAAGTTGGGTGATGTTATAGTTGTATCTGTTAAAGAAGCTATACCCGGCGGTAAGGTTAAAAAGGGTGATGTTTATAAAGGCGTGATTGTTCGCACAAAGACCGGAGTAGTAAGACCTGACGGTAGTACAATAAAATTTGATAAAAACGCATTAGTGCTTTTGAATAAACAAGATGAACCTATCGGTACTAGAGTTTTCGGTCCTGTTACAAGAGAACTTAGAGCGAAAAAATATGTTAGAATAATGTCGCTTGCAGAGGAAGTGTTATAA
- the rpsJ gene encoding 30S ribosomal protein S10, translating into MKNKIKIRLKSFDHRSLDQATKEIVNVVKRTFANINGPIPLPRKIERFTVNRSPHVHKKSREQFEIRKHKRLLVIDDPNPAVVDALSKVDLAAGVDVVIELESGE; encoded by the coding sequence ATGAAAAATAAAATCAAAATTCGTTTAAAATCATTTGATCATCGTAGTCTTGATCAAGCTACAAAAGAGATAGTTAATGTTGTTAAAAGAACGTTTGCTAACATTAATGGTCCTATTCCTTTACCTAGAAAAATTGAAAGATTTACCGTAAATAGGTCTCCTCATGTACATAAGAAGTCAAGAGAGCAATTTGAAATTAGAAAGCATAAAAGATTATTAGTTATAGATGATCCGAATCCGGCGGTTGTTGATGCTTTAAGTAAAGTTGATTTAGCAGCAGGTGTTGATGTAGTGATTGAATTAGAGAGTGGGGAATAA
- the rplF gene encoding 50S ribosomal protein L6 translates to MSRVGKLSIIIPEGVKVGLNDLEVKISGPKGELSKTFKGNIAISLAENKLLVKPLAANKNARAMWGTARSIISNMVTGVKEGFKLKLEINGVGYRAMVKGKYLNLMLAKSHNTKIEIPSDIKIEVPKQNIIILEGTDKEKLGQFASIIIKQRPPEPYKGKGIKFENQFIPRKEGKKS, encoded by the coding sequence ATGTCACGTGTTGGAAAATTGTCGATTATTATACCTGAAGGTGTAAAAGTTGGTTTAAATGATTTAGAGGTAAAAATATCCGGACCTAAAGGCGAATTATCAAAAACTTTTAAAGGTAATATCGCAATTTCATTGGCAGAAAATAAGCTTTTAGTAAAACCTTTAGCCGCAAATAAAAATGCACGTGCTATGTGGGGTACTGCAAGAAGCATAATATCAAATATGGTTACCGGCGTTAAAGAAGGGTTTAAGCTTAAACTTGAAATTAACGGAGTCGGTTACAGGGCAATGGTAAAAGGTAAATATTTAAATTTAATGCTTGCTAAAAGCCATAATACAAAAATTGAAATACCTTCAGATATTAAAATAGAAGTACCTAAGCAAAATATTATTATTCTTGAGGGAACAGATAAAGAAAAGTTAGGACAATTTGCTTCAATTATTATAAAACAGAGACCACCTGAGCCTTATAAAGGAAAAGGAATTAAATTTGAAAATCAATTTATACCACGTAAAGAAGGTAAGAAAAGTTAA
- the rplP gene encoding 50S ribosomal protein L16: MLAPKKQKFRKAHKGRVASKAKAGTMLVFGSFGLKSIDGWRVTARQIEAGRKAATRCMKRQGRLWIRIFPDVPISKKPAEVRMGKGKGSPEFFAVRVSPGRIMFEIEGVEENIALRALELASAKLPVRTRIVRRYE; this comes from the coding sequence ATGTTAGCTCCGAAAAAACAAAAATTTAGAAAAGCTCATAAGGGTAGAGTTGCTTCAAAAGCAAAAGCAGGTACGATGCTTGTTTTTGGATCGTTTGGTCTAAAATCTATAGACGGTTGGCGTGTTACTGCAAGACAAATAGAAGCAGGAAGGAAAGCTGCTACTAGATGTATGAAAAGGCAAGGAAGATTATGGATTCGCATTTTTCCGGATGTTCCCATTTCTAAAAAGCCTGCCGAAGTAAGAATGGGTAAAGGTAAAGGCTCTCCTGAATTTTTTGCAGTTAGAGTTTCGCCTGGAAGAATTATGTTTGAAATTGAAGGGGTAGAAGAAAATATTGCACTTAGAGCTTTGGAGCTTGCAAGTGCAAAATTACCTGTTAGAACAAGGATAGTGAGACGTTATGAATGA
- the rpsQ gene encoding 30S ribosomal protein S17, with the protein MPKRVLQGVVISSKADKTVTVKVERKFKHPVYKKFVKVSKKYAAHDSENKYQEGDKVSIIESRPISKTKTWIVVNGE; encoded by the coding sequence ATGCCGAAAAGAGTATTACAAGGCGTGGTTATAAGTTCAAAAGCTGATAAGACGGTTACAGTAAAAGTAGAAAGAAAGTTTAAGCATCCTGTTTATAAAAAATTCGTGAAAGTTTCTAAAAAATATGCTGCTCATGATTCAGAAAATAAATATCAAGAAGGAGATAAAGTTAGTATAATTGAAAGTCGTCCTATCTCAAAAACCAAAACATGGATAGTGGTCAATGGGGAATAA
- the rplE gene encoding 50S ribosomal protein L5: MLRFKELYQQKIIENLQKEFSYKNKHEIPQIKKIIINMGVGEAIADSKVINNAVNDLTLISGQKPVVTLARKSIATFKLRENMKIGCKVTLRKDRIYDFLERLVIVALPRVKEFRGFSYKSFDGKGNFTFGLKEQIVFPEINYDKIDTIRGMDITIVTSAKTDKESKYLLSGFNLPFYN, encoded by the coding sequence ATGTTAAGATTTAAAGAATTATATCAGCAAAAAATTATTGAAAACTTACAAAAAGAATTTTCTTATAAAAATAAACACGAAATACCACAAATTAAGAAAATTATTATAAATATGGGAGTAGGGGAAGCAATAGCTGATTCCAAGGTGATTAATAATGCAGTAAATGATCTCACATTGATTTCCGGTCAGAAGCCGGTTGTAACGTTAGCAAGAAAATCGATTGCAACCTTTAAGTTACGCGAAAATATGAAAATAGGCTGTAAGGTTACATTACGTAAAGATAGAATATATGATTTTTTAGAGAGGTTAGTAATTGTTGCATTACCTCGTGTTAAGGAATTTCGCGGTTTTTCTTATAAAAGTTTTGACGGTAAAGGAAATTTTACTTTTGGATTAAAAGAGCAGATAGTCTTTCCTGAAATTAATTACGATAAAATCGATACAATAAGGGGTATGGATATTACAATCGTTACATCTGCTAAAACGGATAAAGAAAGTAAGTATTTGTTATCAGGGTTTAATTTACCTTTTTATAATTAA
- the rplD gene encoding 50S ribosomal protein L4, with the protein MKTKILSLANEEVGEISLSEDIFAVEFIRDDIIKRVIDWQRAKAMSGNHKTKTVSEVSGTTKKPFKQKGTGNARQGSLRSVQMRGGGVAHGPRVRSHATKLPKKVRKLGLIHALSEKFAEGKLLVIDSLKLDKPKTSALINILNKFQGKSFFVIDGNEVDINFSLAAKNIYNTVIVPQIGANVYDIIRHEYVLLSQEAVSVLEERLR; encoded by the coding sequence ATGAAAACTAAAATATTAAGTCTTGCTAATGAAGAAGTTGGTGAGATTAGCTTAAGTGAAGATATATTTGCTGTTGAATTTATTAGAGATGATATAATAAAGCGGGTTATTGATTGGCAGAGAGCTAAAGCAATGTCCGGTAACCATAAAACTAAAACAGTATCAGAAGTATCAGGAACCACAAAAAAACCTTTTAAGCAAAAAGGTACAGGTAATGCAAGACAAGGCTCCCTTAGATCGGTACAGATGCGTGGTGGTGGTGTAGCTCACGGACCTAGAGTACGTAGTCATGCAACAAAATTACCTAAAAAAGTACGAAAACTTGGTTTAATTCATGCTTTATCCGAGAAATTTGCTGAAGGAAAATTATTAGTAATAGATTCTTTAAAGCTAGATAAGCCTAAAACTTCTGCTCTTATAAATATATTAAACAAATTTCAAGGAAAAAGTTTCTTTGTAATAGACGGAAATGAAGTAGATATTAATTTTTCTTTAGCTGCAAAAAATATTTATAATACTGTGATTGTTCCACAAATAGGAGCAAATGTTTATGATATAATACGACATGAATATGTCCTGTTATCACAAGAAGCAGTGAGTGTTTTAGAAGAGAGGTTAAGATGA
- the rplX gene encoding 50S ribosomal protein L24 has product MIKLKVKKGDEVVVITGKHKGTKGKILKVFPEDSKVIVSGVNLVKKHTKPNQMSEGGIITKELPIHISNIAHIDPKTGNPTKVAFKFLEDGSKVRIAKKSGEIIGKEGK; this is encoded by the coding sequence ATGATTAAATTAAAAGTAAAAAAAGGTGATGAAGTTGTTGTTATTACTGGAAAGCACAAAGGAACAAAAGGTAAAATATTAAAAGTTTTTCCTGAGGACAGTAAAGTAATTGTTTCTGGAGTAAATTTAGTAAAAAAGCATACTAAACCTAATCAAATGAGTGAAGGCGGGATAATAACTAAAGAATTACCTATACATATCTCAAATATTGCACACATCGATCCAAAAACCGGTAACCCTACCAAAGTAGCTTTTAAATTCTTAGAAGACGGTTCTAAGGTTAGAATAGCAAAGAAATCAGGGGAAATTATCGGTAAGGAAGGTAAATAA
- the rplC gene encoding 50S ribosomal protein L3: MRTGIIAQKIGMTSVFNDKGERISLTLVKVDDCQVVGHKTLEKHGYNALVIGVKDKKISRVTKPMKQVFANAKMSPKTKLKEFRISEENFIDIAASLEVDHFTAGQFVDITATTIGKGFAGSMKRHNFRGLEASHGVSISHRSHGSTGQRQDPGKVFKGKKMAGHMGCNQVTIQNLKIFAVDKERKLIMIQGSIPGHKNSYLSVKDAIKKISITV; this comes from the coding sequence ATGAGAACCGGTATAATTGCTCAAAAAATTGGGATGACTAGTGTTTTTAATGATAAAGGAGAAAGAATTTCTTTAACATTAGTAAAAGTTGATGATTGTCAAGTAGTAGGGCATAAAACTCTAGAAAAGCATGGATATAATGCTTTGGTTATCGGTGTAAAAGATAAAAAAATATCTAGAGTAACCAAACCTATGAAACAAGTTTTTGCTAATGCTAAAATGTCTCCTAAAACTAAACTAAAAGAATTTAGAATTTCTGAAGAGAATTTTATTGATATAGCAGCAAGTCTAGAAGTAGATCATTTTACGGCAGGACAATTTGTGGATATAACGGCAACTACTATAGGTAAAGGATTTGCCGGTAGTATGAAAAGACATAATTTTAGAGGTCTTGAAGCTTCTCACGGTGTTTCTATATCCCATCGTTCACACGGTTCTACAGGACAAAGACAAGATCCAGGAAAGGTTTTCAAAGGCAAAAAAATGGCCGGTCATATGGGATGTAACCAAGTTACTATTCAAAATTTGAAAATATTTGCCGTTGATAAAGAGCGTAAGCTTATTATGATTCAGGGTAGTATACCTGGTCATAAAAATTCGTATCTTTCAGTAAAAGATGCAATAAAAAAGATTTCAATAACTGTATAA
- the rpsN gene encoding 30S ribosomal protein S14, whose translation MAKVSSIKKNESRKKKSQSLHNKRLALKSKIYDKNISLEERFSLVMSLAQLPRNSSSTRIRNRCELTGRPRGVTRKFGISRNKLRELIGRGLVPGIVKSSW comes from the coding sequence ATGGCAAAAGTAAGTTCGATAAAAAAGAACGAAAGTAGGAAAAAAAAATCACAAAGTTTACATAATAAACGTTTAGCACTAAAAAGTAAAATTTATGATAAAAATATTTCATTAGAAGAGCGTTTTTCTTTGGTAATGTCGCTTGCACAATTACCTAGAAATTCATCGTCTACTAGAATAAGAAATAGATGTGAACTTACAGGTAGACCAAGAGGTGTTACAAGAAAATTCGGTATATCGAGGAATAAGCTTAGGGAATTAATAGGTAGAGGCTTAGTGCCCGGTATAGTTAAGTCAAGTTGGTAA
- the rpsH gene encoding 30S ribosomal protein S8 yields MSMTDNVADMLTRIRNAYKSKLINVSFPSSKIKTSILDVLQKEGYIKDYITTQKNNISYTEVALKYSVNGDASICEIHRVSKPGKRVYSAIKDLKGYYNNMGIYILSTPYGVISDREAHIKNVGGEVICKVF; encoded by the coding sequence ATGTCAATGACGGATAATGTAGCAGATATGTTAACTAGAATTAGAAACGCTTATAAAAGTAAATTGATAAATGTTTCTTTTCCTAGTTCTAAAATTAAAACTTCAATTTTAGATGTTTTGCAAAAAGAAGGTTATATAAAAGATTATATAACTACTCAAAAAAATAATATTAGTTATACTGAGGTAGCTTTAAAATATTCTGTTAACGGTGATGCTTCTATATGCGAAATTCATAGAGTATCAAAGCCTGGAAAAAGAGTATATTCTGCTATTAAAGATTTGAAAGGATATTATAATAATATGGGTATATATATTCTTTCTACTCCTTACGGTGTTATATCTGATAGAGAAGCTCATATTAAAAATGTCGGCGGCGAAGTAATTTGTAAAGTATTTTAA
- the rplR gene encoding 50S ribosomal protein L18, with product MRSAKLKFENRRNRIRHKISKTSNRVRLSIFKSGRHIYAQIIDDSKSITIASASTLDEKIKKLKKSHCNIENAIKVGEEIAKKADSAGIKEVVFDRGGYKYHGIVKALADAAREKIKF from the coding sequence ATGCGTAGTGCTAAGCTAAAATTTGAAAATAGAAGAAATAGAATAAGACATAAAATATCTAAAACATCTAATAGAGTTAGATTATCGATATTTAAGTCAGGTAGACATATATATGCACAAATTATCGATGATTCTAAGTCTATAACGATTGCTTCTGCTTCAACTTTAGATGAGAAAATAAAAAAATTAAAAAAATCTCATTGTAATATTGAAAATGCTATTAAAGTAGGTGAAGAAATAGCAAAAAAAGCTGATTCTGCAGGGATAAAAGAAGTAGTATTTGATAGAGGCGGATATAAGTATCATGGTATTGTAAAAGCTCTAGCTGATGCAGCTAGAGAGAAAATAAAATTTTAG
- the rpmC gene encoding 50S ribosomal protein L29 — MNDLKLLRSKLSTETIEELYKNLNLLKKELFNLRFQQALGELKNTSRFSLVKKSIARIKTELTKRSNSEEY; from the coding sequence ATGAATGATTTAAAATTATTAAGAAGTAAGTTATCTACTGAAACAATAGAAGAGCTTTATAAAAACCTTAATCTTTTAAAGAAAGAATTGTTTAATTTAAGATTTCAACAAGCTTTAGGTGAGTTAAAAAATACTAGTAGGTTTTCATTAGTCAAAAAGTCTATAGCACGTATTAAAACTGAATTAACAAAAAGATCTAATAGTGAGGAATATTAA
- the rpsC gene encoding 30S ribosomal protein S3: MGQKVCAHGFRVGPTLIKGWDSVLYAEKHYKTLFIQDLKIRDLINKGFNQAQISRVLIERPSNKSIIVNINAKKPNIIIGRNGSEIDKLKKAVEKMTSLKEVYINIHEVRKFNIDAAIVAQTIALQLEKRVSFRKAMKTAIQASFKQGGQGIRVSCSGRLGGAEIARTEWYIEGRMPLHTLRADIDYSTAEAITTYGVIGVKVWVYKGEYTENKRYN, from the coding sequence ATGGGGCAGAAAGTTTGTGCACATGGTTTTAGAGTTGGACCGACTTTAATTAAAGGTTGGGATTCCGTATTATATGCAGAAAAACATTATAAAACTCTTTTTATACAAGATTTAAAAATTAGGGATTTAATAAATAAGGGTTTTAATCAAGCTCAAATTAGCAGAGTTTTAATCGAACGTCCTTCTAATAAAAGTATTATAGTTAATATTAATGCCAAAAAACCAAATATCATTATCGGTAGAAACGGTAGTGAAATTGATAAGCTAAAAAAAGCTGTCGAGAAAATGACTTCTTTAAAAGAAGTTTATATAAATATTCATGAAGTTAGAAAATTTAATATAGATGCTGCTATAGTAGCTCAAACTATAGCACTGCAGCTTGAAAAAAGAGTTTCTTTTAGAAAAGCCATGAAAACAGCAATTCAGGCTTCATTTAAACAAGGTGGACAAGGTATAAGGGTTAGTTGTTCAGGAAGACTTGGAGGTGCTGAAATTGCTAGAACCGAGTGGTATATAGAAGGAAGGATGCCGTTACATACTTTAAGAGCTGATATTGATTATTCAACAGCTGAGGCTATAACTACTTATGGAGTTATAGGGGTTAAAGTGTGGGTTTATAAAGGTGAATATACAGAAAATAAAAGATATAATTAA
- the rpsS gene encoding 30S ribosomal protein S19, with amino-acid sequence MARSIWKGPFVDGYLIKKVQKLMESGKSEMIKTWSRRSTILPIFVGFTFSVHNGKKFIPVSVNEEMVGRKLGEFAPTRTFHGHGADKKVKRK; translated from the coding sequence ATGGCACGTTCAATATGGAAAGGGCCTTTTGTAGACGGTTATTTAATAAAGAAAGTTCAAAAATTAATGGAATCAGGTAAATCTGAAATGATTAAAACTTGGTCTAGAAGATCAACGATTTTACCTATTTTTGTAGGGTTTACCTTTTCTGTTCATAATGGAAAGAAATTTATTCCGGTTTCTGTAAATGAAGAAATGGTTGGAAGAAAATTAGGTGAATTTGCTCCTACTAGAACATTTCACGGTCATGGAGCAGATAAAAAAGTTAAAAGAAAGTAA
- the rplW gene encoding 50S ribosomal protein L23 translates to MSSYKYYDLIRKPIITEKTTTLSEQNKCAFYVDKFAEKLTVKKAIEEIFKVKVKKVNILNVKGKKKRFKGIIGTQINRKKAIVTLEKDHNIDFAGGIK, encoded by the coding sequence ATGAGTTCTTATAAATACTACGATTTAATTAGAAAACCTATTATTACAGAAAAAACTACAACCCTTTCAGAACAAAATAAATGCGCTTTTTATGTAGATAAATTTGCTGAAAAACTTACCGTTAAAAAGGCTATAGAAGAAATATTTAAAGTAAAAGTAAAAAAAGTGAATATTTTAAACGTTAAAGGTAAGAAGAAAAGATTTAAAGGAATTATAGGGACTCAAATCAATAGAAAGAAAGCTATTGTTACATTAGAAAAAGACCATAATATCGATTTTGCCGGAGGAATTAAATAA
- the rplV gene encoding 50S ribosomal protein L22 has protein sequence MVQENKNFATAKAKSIRVSPRKLNLVAAFIRNMKVSEALVQLTFSPKRIAKVVKNCLQSAVANAENNLGLDIDRLVITKATVGKALVMKRVMPRAKGRATRINKFFSNLYITVTEKEDN, from the coding sequence ATGGTACAGGAAAATAAAAATTTTGCTACGGCAAAAGCTAAATCTATTAGAGTAAGTCCAAGGAAGCTAAATTTAGTTGCAGCCTTTATTAGAAATATGAAAGTATCTGAAGCATTGGTACAATTAACTTTTTCTCCTAAAAGAATTGCAAAAGTTGTAAAAAATTGTTTACAATCTGCTGTTGCAAATGCTGAAAATAATTTAGGTCTAGATATAGATAGATTGGTTATTACTAAAGCAACTGTAGGTAAGGCTTTAGTAATGAAAAGAGTTATGCCAAGAGCAAAAGGAAGAGCAACTAGAATAAATAAGTTTTTTAGTAATCTTTATATAACTGTTACAGAAAAAGAGGATAATTAA
- the rplB gene encoding 50S ribosomal protein L2, with product MALKNFNPITPSLRELVQVDKTSLWKGRPLKSLTKGISKTGGRNNQGRITSWHRGGGHKKLYRVIDFKRNKIDIAAIVERIEYDPNRTAFIALIKYEDGEYSYILAPQKLSVGDRVISSQDADIKIGNCLPLKFIPIGTTLHNVEMKVGKGGQIARSAGTSVDLVGKDSGYAQIKLRSGEFRLVPLDCKATIGSISNPDQKNINLGKAGRNRWLGWRPHVRGVAMNPVDHPHGGGEGKTSGGRHPVTPWGFPTKGKKTRKNKRTSKFIVKKRK from the coding sequence ATGGCTTTAAAAAACTTTAATCCAATTACTCCTTCTCTTAGAGAGTTAGTTCAAGTTGATAAAACTAGTTTATGGAAAGGCAGACCTTTAAAATCTTTGACCAAAGGTATATCTAAAACCGGTGGACGAAATAATCAAGGTAGAATTACTTCTTGGCACAGAGGTGGAGGACATAAAAAATTATATCGTGTTATTGATTTTAAAAGAAATAAAATAGATATTGCTGCTATTGTCGAAAGAATAGAGTATGACCCTAATAGAACTGCTTTTATTGCTTTAATAAAATATGAAGACGGGGAATATTCTTATATTTTAGCACCGCAAAAATTATCTGTAGGTGATAGAGTAATATCAAGTCAAGATGCTGATATAAAAATAGGAAATTGTTTACCTTTAAAATTTATTCCTATCGGTACTACTTTACATAATGTTGAAATGAAAGTCGGTAAGGGCGGCCAAATTGCAAGATCTGCAGGTACTTCAGTAGATCTAGTAGGTAAAGATTCAGGATATGCTCAGATTAAATTAAGATCAGGTGAATTTAGGTTAGTACCTTTAGATTGTAAAGCTACTATAGGTAGTATATCTAACCCGGATCAAAAAAATATTAATTTAGGCAAAGCAGGTAGAAATAGATGGCTCGGTTGGAGACCGCATGTTAGAGGTGTAGCAATGAATCCTGTAGATCACCCTCATGGCGGTGGTGAAGGTAAAACTTCAGGAGGGCGCCATCCTGTTACTCCTTGGGGATTCCCAACCAAGGGTAAGAAGACACGTAAAAATAAACGTACTTCAAAATTTATCGTAAAGAAAAGAAAATAG
- the tuf gene encoding elongation factor Tu — MAKAKFERTKPHVNIGTIGHVDHGKTSLTAAITIVLAKTGGAKATAYDQIDAAPEEKERGITISTAHVEYETKNRHYAHVDCPGHADYVKNMITGAAQMDGAILVVSAADGPMPQTREHILLAKQVGVPAMVVFLNKVDMVDDPDLLELVEMEVRELLSKYGFPGDEIPVIKGSALQALEGKPEGEKAINELMDAVDSYIPQPVRATDKPFLMPIEDVFSISGRGTVVTGRVESGIIKVGEEIEIVGLKDTQKTTCTGVEMFRKLLDEGQAGDNVGILLRGTKREEVERGQVLAKPGSIKPHDKFKAEVYVLSKEEGGRHTPFTNDYRPQFYFRTTDVTGTIKLPADKQMVMPGDNATFTVELIKPIAMQEGLKFSIREGGRTVGAGVVTKINN; from the coding sequence ATGGCAAAAGCAAAATTTGAACGAACTAAACCGCACGTTAATATAGGTACGATCGGTCACGTAGATCACGGTAAAACTTCCTTAACGGCAGCAATAACTATAGTACTTGCTAAGACAGGTGGAGCAAAAGCTACAGCGTATGATCAAATTGATGCTGCTCCTGAAGAAAAAGAAAGAGGTATAACTATTTCTACTGCACACGTAGAATATGAGACTAAAAATAGACACTATGCACACGTAGATTGTCCGGGACACGCTGACTATGTAAAGAACATGATAACCGGTGCTGCTCAGATGGACGGTGCAATATTAGTAGTTTCTGCTGCTGATGGTCCTATGCCGCAAACTAGAGAGCATATATTACTAGCAAAACAGGTAGGTGTACCTGCTATGGTAGTATTCTTAAATAAAGTAGATATGGTGGATGATCCTGATCTATTAGAACTAGTAGAGATGGAAGTAAGGGAATTATTATCAAAATATGGTTTCCCAGGTGATGAAATACCTGTTATTAAAGGTTCTGCACTTCAAGCTTTAGAAGGAAAGCCTGAAGGTGAGAAAGCTATTAATGAGTTAATGGATGCAGTAGATAGCTATATACCGCAGCCTGTAAGAGCTACGGATAAACCTTTCTTAATGCCGATAGAAGATGTGTTCTCTATTTCAGGAAGAGGTACTGTTGTAACCGGTAGAGTAGAGTCAGGAATAATTAAGGTAGGTGAGGAAATTGAAATAGTCGGTCTAAAAGATACGCAAAAAACTACCTGTACCGGTGTAGAAATGTTCAGAAAATTACTTGATGAAGGGCAAGCCGGAGATAATGTCGGTATATTACTACGCGGTACAAAAAGAGAAGAAGTTGAAAGAGGACAAGTACTTGCAAAACCGGGTAGCATAAAACCGCATGACAAGTTTAAAGCTGAAGTATATGTGCTTAGTAAAGAAGAAGGTGGACGTCATACCCCATTTACTAATGACTATCGTCCGCAGTTCTATTTTAGAACAACAGACGTTACCGGTACAATAAAATTGCCTGCTGATAAGCAGATGGTTATGCCTGGAGATAATGCTACTTTTACAGTAGAATTAATTAAACCGATTGCTATGCAGGAAGGGTTAAAATTCTCTATACGTGAAGGTGGTAGAACAGTGGGTGCCGGCGTAGTAACTAAAATAAATAATTAA